TGCGGCTGGCGCCGGCGCGCAGGCGCACTCCGAGCTCGTCGAGTGCCTCGATCTGGTGTTCGCGGAGCACCACGCCGGACCACCACGTGGCCGGATCGGACAGCGCGGCCTCGAGTCGCTCCGCGGGGGATAGCGCCTCGGTGGGCTCTAGGGATGTGCTCATGCCATCTGGCACCTCTCGGCGCATGACCTGTGGCCATGCGCGGCGGGCCCCCGGGCGGGGCCGATGCGGGCTGAAGGACCCGTCACGCGGTCGGCGTGGCGCTCAGCAGAGGCACCGGACGGCCTGCGGGTCGGCCCTGACAATAGCAGCAGCATGCGCCGCCGGCTATTCCGCAAGGGCCCGTGCAGCACGCCGCCGAGGCGGGGCGCTAGAGTGGCCGCGCTATGGGTAGTCAATCCTCGGGGGGCGGCGGCATAAACCAATGGGCACGGCCAGTGCTCCTGGCAGTCGCCTGCATCGTCATCGGCTTCGTCGTCGGATGGTTTGCCCGCGGCGACGGCGGAGGGGTCGTGCTCCCCACCGTCGCGGACGCCGTGCAGACCATGGCCACGGTGCCGACCACCGACACCACCGCCACGGTCTCCACCACCGGCACCACGGGCACCACCGGAACCACGGGCACCACCGGCACCACGGGCACCACCGGAACCACGGGGACCACCGGCGCCACCGGCGCCACTGTTGCCGGCGCCCCGGCGCGTGACCAGATCAATCTGGTCATCCTCAACGGCACCGAGACGAGTGGCCTCGCCGCCAAGACCCAGGCGCAGGCGGAATCCATCGGCTACTCCAACGTCGGCATCGGCGACGCCCCGGCGACGCAGGCCAACACCGTCGCCTACTACCGCACGGGCGAAAACGCCGCGGCCCAGCAGGTGGCCGCCGATCTCGGCGCGCAGACCGAGGAAGCCCTCACGGCCGGCAGCGGCGTGGAGTCGGCAGCCGTCACGGTGCAGCCTGACGTCGACGTGGTGCTCGTCCTCGGGGGATGACCCCGGCCGACGGGCCCGGCCTCAGGGTCGGGGTCCGGCTCCCGCAGTACGCATCGAGTTGGCCCGACCTTCGTGATGCCGCCATCCGTGCGGAGTCGCTGGGCTTCGCATCGGCCTGGCTGAACGACCACCTCTGGACCCCAGGGCGACTGCATGCCGACGACGCCTTCGACGTGTTCACCGGCCTTGCCGCCGTAGCGGCGGTCACCAACCGCATGTCGCTGGGCACGGCGGTGATGTCGGCGTCGTACCGGCCCGCGCAGCTGGCGGCCAAGATGGCCTCGGTCATCGACGTCATCTCGGGCGGCCGCCTGCTTCTGGGCATCGGCACGGGTTCCGACGAGGGCGAGCACCGGGCCTACGGCTACCCCTTCCCCGAGCCGCGCGAGCGCACCGCCGGCCTGCTGCGCGCGCTCGAGGTGATCGAGGCCATGTGGGCATCGCCGGATGGCGCCACGCTCGATGGCGCGCTCGAGGATGCCCCCTGCAACCCGCCCGTCATCTCGCGGCCGCGGCCGCCGATCCTCATCGCGGCCCACAAGAAGCGCCTGCTGCAGGTGGCGGGCACCCGTGGCGACGGCATCTTCGCGGCGTTCCTCGAGCCCGACGACCTGCGGTCCCGCGTGGCCATCGCCCAGGCGGCGCGTGAGGCCGCGGGCATCGAGGGCCCCCTGCGTGTGGCGGTGTACATCTACGCCCTGCCGGTGCGAAGCCACGACGAGGCCCTCGAGTGGATCGCCCCCGAGGCCGAGGCACTGGGCAACGCGCCCCGCTCCTACCTGAAGTGGCTGCCCTCGCGCGGCCTTGCGGCCCCGCCCGAGCAGATCGCGGCAGAGCTGGCCAGGTTCGCCGCGGCCGGCGCCACCGACGCCGTGCTGGTGCTGCCCAACCGCGTGCCCCCCGAGGCACTCGACGCCCTGGCCGAGGTGATGTCGGCTCCCGCCACGGTGACTGCCGCCACGGTGACAGTCACCACCCCCGAGGGGGGACAGTCACCGGTCCCGGCAGAACCACACGGCGAAGGGCGATCCGCGGGGGTCTCCGCCGGAGGGGTGACAGTCACCGCCAATCTCGTTGACCTGCTCGTGGAGCGGCATCGTCGCGATGGCCGGGGGGGCCACCCCGCGGTGAGCGACGAGGACGGCACCTGGACCTTCGACGACCTGTCGCTGGCCATGCGCCGGGCGGTGGGGGCACTGCGGGCAGCCGGGCTTGTGCGGGGGCAGCACGTGGCCGTGGTGAACCGCGACGGCAGGCACTGGGTGCAGGCGGTGCTCGGCATCGCGGCGGCCGGCGGCGTGGCGATCCCGCTCGACCCGGCCATGCACCCTGACCTGCTGCAGTCGGTGCTGGACGACGCCGCGGTGACCATGGTGATCGCCGACGACCCGGTGCCGGGCGGGCCCTGGCGGGTGCTGCACCCCGAGGCGCTCGACGCCGCGCGGCCCGCGGCGATCGCCCCGGTGCACCCCGACGACCCGGCCTACATCGTGTACTCGTCGGGCTCCACGGGAAAGCCCAAGGGCGCCATGCACGCCCATCGCGACATGCGGGCGTCGGTGGAGGGCTACTCGGCCGACGTGCTGGGGCTGGGCCCGGGCGACACCTGCCACGCGGTATCGCGCGGCTACACGTCGCTGGGGTTCGGCAACGGGTTCTTCCGCCCGCTTGGCCGCGGCGCCCATCTGGTGCATACCCGCACCAAGCCCAACGTGCGCACGGTCATCCATGCCTGCGAGGCCCACGGGGTCACGGTGCTCTCGGGCGTGCCCACCTTCTGGGCGCAGCTCACGGAGTTCCTCGCCCGCCACCCCGACCTTCGCGACTCCATCCGCACCGTGCGCCTGGGGGTGTCATCGGGCGACTCCCTGCCCGGCCCGGTGCTCACCCGCCTGCGCGAGGTGATCCCCGGGCTCGACGTGCTCGAGGGCTTCGGCTGCTCCGAGGCGTCGAACATCGTGCTCTCCACGCGGCCGGGCGACGACCTGCCGGGCCGTCTCGGCCGGCCCGTCCCCGGCGCCGAGGTGTCGCTGCGCGACGAGCAGGGCGCGCCGGTGCAGCCCGGCACCCCCGGCCAGCTGTGGATCAGGTCGGAGAGCAACACCTCCGGCTACTGGCGCCGCGCCGACCTCACGCGCGACCTGTTGCACGGCGAGTGGGTGCGGATGAGCGACATGCTCGTGGAGGAGGACGGCGTGTTCCGCCACGTGGGCCGCGCAGACGACCTGTTCAAGGTGGACGCCAAGTTCGTGAGCCCTGTGCAGGTGGAGGCGGTGATCCACGACCACCCGGCCGTGGCCGAGGTGGCCGTGGTGGGACGCGCCGACGACGCCGGCCTGATGCGCGTGGTGGCGGTGGTGGTGCCCCGCGAGGGCGCCGACACCGGCGCGGCCGAGCACGAGATCCGCCAGGCCGTGGCCCACGGCCTGGGCGCCTACTCGGCCCCCTCGGTGATCGAGTGGCGCGACGAGCTTCCGCGCCTGGCATCGGGCAAGGTGGCCCGGCGCGTGCTGCGCGAGGGCGCCTAGCCACCGCTCGCGCTGCCGGCCCGGGCGCCGGTGATACCTTCGGCCGCGATGTCCGCAACGCTCGTGGCCTTCCTCATCACGCTGCTCGCAGGGCTGGCAACCGTGATCGGCGGGCTCATCGCGGTGTCGGCCCGGCGAGGCAACCGCGCGTTCCTGGCGGTGGCCCTCGCCTTCAGCGCCGGCGCGATGCTCTACGTGTCGTTTGTCGAGATCATGCCCAAGGCCGTCGACTCACTGGGCCAGTCGGACTCCCGCGGCAACGCGCTACTTTGGGCCACGCTGGCTTTCTTCGGCGGCATCGCCCTGGTGGCCCTGCTCGACCACGGGCTGTCGCGCCTGCAGCGGCGCGGGCGGGCGCGGGTGGATCACTCGGGCGGCTCCTCGCACGACCGGCTGCGGCGCATGGGCCTGCTCATCGCGCTGGTGGTGGCCCTCCACAACTTCCCCGAGGGGCTCGCCACGTTCCTGGTGCTGCTGGAGGAGCCCGCGGTGGGCCTGGCCATTGCCGTGGCCATCGCCATCCACAACATCCCCGAGGGCATCGCCATCGCCGCGCCCATCCACGGGGGCACGGGCAGCAAGCGACGCGCCGTGGCCATGTCGATGGCGGCAGGCCTCGCCGAGCCCGCCGGCGCCATACTGGGCTACGCCATCCTGGCGCCGTTCATCACCGATGCGGTGTTCGGCGTGGTGTTCGCCGCCGTGGCCGGGGTGATGGTGTTCATCTCGCTGCACGAGCTGATCCCCGCCGCCCGTGAGCACGGTCGCCCGTTGCTGGCCACCAACGGGGCGATCGCGGGGATGATCGTGATGGCGGCGTCGCTCATCCTGCTGCAGTCCTAGCCGCCGAGCAGTGCCCCGAGGTCGTCCGCCACCGCCACCGGCGTGGCGCCCTTCCAGCCCTGGGCCTCCTCCCGCGAGGTGACCCCCGTGAGCACCAGCGCGGCGTCCAGCCCCGCGGCCACCGCGCCGCCCACGTCGGAGTCGAGCCGGTCACCCACGGCCAGCACCGGGCCGCTCACCCCCAGCCGCTCGCGCGCGATGCGCCAGGCGTCGGGCCCCGGCTTGCCCACCGCCACCGCCTGCACCCCGGCGGCATACTCCACGTAGGCCACCACCGCTCCCGTGCCGGGGCGCACGCCGTTCTCTCCCGGCACCAGGCGGTCGCGCCCGGTGGCGATGACCGGCGCACCGCCAACCGCCGCGCGCACCGCCCAGGTGAGCTCGCGGTAGGAGAGGTCGGCGTGCCCCGCCAGCACCACCACGTCGGCACCGGGCACGTGCGACTCGCGCGACACCACCTTGAGCCCCGCGGCCTGCACGTGGCGCACCATCGCGGGGCTCCCCACCACCACGGCCACCCCACCGCGGAAGCGATCAGCCAGGTACTGCTGCATCACCACGCCCGACGTGACGATCTCGTGCGCCGACCCGCGCACCCCGTGGCTCCACAGGCGCTGCACCACGTCCTCGGGCGCCGACGCCGGGTCGTTGGTGAGGAACACCACGGCCCGGCCAGCCGCCCGCCAGCGATCCACCGCCTCGGGCGCGCCCGGCACGGCGGCAGCGCCCACCCACAGGCAGCCGTCGAGGTCGAGGATGAGCCCGTCGTACCTCTCGGCGATTGCGTGGACATCGGGCATGGCGCGATGCTACCGCCGTCCGTACGATGCCCCCATGGATGCCTACGCCCACGTGGCGGTCGCGGTGGAGGACAGCCCGGGATCGCACAAGGCGCTCGAGGAGGCGGCCCGCATGGCGTCGCTCATCGGGGCGCGCCTGTCGGTGCTGCACGTGACCAGCATCCCCATGCCACCGCCCTACATGGGCGAGGGCGGGGTGTTCCTGCCCGATCCCGAGGTGATGCAGGCCGCCGCGCTCACGTGGCTGAAGGAGATGGTGGAGCACGTTCCGGGCGCCCAGCCGCAGGTGCTGGAGGGCCACCCGCCCGAGGCCGTGTGCCAGTGGGCCGCCGACAACGGCGTGGACCTGCTGGTGGCCGGTGCCGAGCGCGGACGCGTGGAGCGCCTGCTGCTGGGCAGCTTCGCGCTGCACCTGGCGCGCCACGCGCCCTGCGACATCTTGCTCGCGCGCCCCGACAGGGGCTGACCCTTGCCGAATCCTTGACGTAGGGCGGGCAAATGCTGGCCGCGCGGCGTCGCGACGGCCCCGTGACCGCCGCTAGGGTGCCCGCCCGTGACCTGGTACGAGGCAATCGTCTACGGGATCGCCCAGGGACTCACCGAGTTCCTGCCCATCTCGAGCTCCGGCCACCTGCTGCTCGTCCCCGCCTTCTTCGGCTGGGAGGATCCGGGTGCGCTGTTCACGGCGGTGATCCAGCTCGGCACCATGCTGGCGGTGGTCATCTACTTCTGGCGCGACCTGCTGAACGTGGCCACCACGTGGGTGCGGTCGTTCTGGACCCCCTCGCTCAGGGCGGACCTCAACGCGCGCATGGGCTGGTACCTGGTGATCGGCACCATCCCCATCGTCATCTTCGGGTTCATCTTCAAGGACCAGATCGAGACGGCCGCGCGCAGCCTGTACATCGTGGGCACCACGCTCATCGTGTTCGGCCTGATCCTCGGCGCCATCGATTGGGCCAGCCGCAAGGCGCGCCCCGCAGACTCCGTGAAGCGCAATGACGCCATCGCCGTGGGCCTGGCCCAGGCCCTGGCGCTCATCCCGGGCGTGTCCCGATCGGGCGCCACCATCAGCGCGGGGCTGCTGATGGGCCTCACCCGCGAGGCCGCGGCACGGTTCTCGTTCCTGCTGTCGGTCCCGGCCATCGTGCTGTCGGGCGTCTACGGCCTGTACGGCGAGATGGGATCGTCATCGGGCGGCGTGGGGCTCGGGCCGCTGATCATCGCCACCGTGGTGTCGTTCATCGTGGGCTACGCCGCCATCGCCTTCCTGCTGCGCTGGCTCGCGCGCCACTCGCTCTACATCTTCGTGGTGTACCGGGTGATCCTGGGGGTCCTCGTCCTCGCCCTTGCCGCGGGAGGCGTGATCTCCTGAGCAGAGACGGCAGGTGGCGCTATCCTGCCTAGTCGTGTTCGGAGCGCACCACGACAGCACCCTCGCCAGGGCCAAGCGCAAGGCCGCGGCCGAGGCCAAAGAGAAGGAACAGCGGCGCCACGAGATGATCGAGGCGCTGCGCCGGGCCAAGGAGTCGGCGGCGGATCCCGCCGAGCAGGCACGCCGCGAGCGGGCGAAGCGCCACAGCGAGGTGCTGGATCGCTGGCCGGCCAATTGGTAGGACGCCCATAAGCGCAGCCGTCCGCGGGCGCGGTACCATGTAGGCGCAGAGCACGCCGAATCCGGATCCCGCCGGGGACCGGCCGGGGCGCCCGGACGTGGCGCCCGCCGCCCGGCAGCGCGATCAGATGGCACGAGGAGAATGAATGTTCGAGGTTGGGGACAAGGTCGTCTACCCGCACCATGGCGCGGGTACCGTGCTTGCCAAGGAGTTCCACGAGATCCGCGGCGAGCGCCGTGAGTATCTGACGATCGAGATCCTGCAGCCGCAGATGACGGTAATGGTCCCGTGCGAGAACGCCGAGACCGCCGGCCTCAGGCCGGTCATCAACGAGCGCGCCGTCAACGAGGTGCTGGCCGTGCTGGCCGCCGATGGCACCGAGATGCCCGCCCAGTGGAACCAACGCTTCAAGCGCAATCAGGAGAAGCTGCGCAGTGGTGACATCCTCGAACTCGCCGAGGTGGTGCGTAACCTCGAGCGCCGGGCGCAGGACGCCCGCCTCTCGCCCGGTGAGATGCAAATGCTCGAGCGTGCCCGCCGCGTGCTGGTGAGCGAGCTCATGTACGCCCGCAACGTCGATGAGGACACCGCCAACAAGCTCATCGACGACGTCCTCACCGGCGAGCAGATCGTGAAGCACAAGCCCACGGGCAAGCGCATCGCGCCCAAGCCGCCGCCCAAGGCCGACCCCAAGGCCGCCGCCGCCGCGCGGGCCGCCGCGGCCCAGCAGTCGCGATCGTCGATGCGCGCCACCGTGCGCCCGCCGCTGTCGTCCACGCCCCCGTCGGTGCAGGCCATGGCACGGGCAGCCATGGAGAAGGCTGCCGAGGCCAAGGCGCCCGCGAAGAAGGCCGCTGCCGCGAAGCCAGCCGCCAAGCCTGCTGCCGGGAAGGCGACTCCGGCCAAGACGGCTGCGAAGCCCGCGGCCAAGCCTGCTGCGAAGGCGACGGCGAAGCCCGCGGCCAGGGAGGCGGCCGCCAAGCCGGCTGCCAAGGCACCTGCGAAGAGGGCCGCGCCCGCGAAGCCCGCGGGCAAGCCGGCGGCCGCCAAGCCTGCTGCCAAGGTACCTGCCAAGAGGGCCGCGCCCGCGAAGCCCGCGGGCAAGCCGGCGGCCAAGGCACCCGCGAAGGCCGCGGTGAAGCCTGCGCGCAAGAAGTAGCCGGTCGCCCCTGCGTCAGGTCATGCGCGCCAGGTCATGCGCGCCTGAGGAAGGTGACCTGGCTGATGCCGCCGCGCTCGACCAAGAGCAGCGGCACGGTGGCCCACTCGACCGGGGGTCCGTCCCCGCCTGGTGCCGTGCCCTCGGATGGGGGGAGCAGCACGGGGTTGGCAGGCGTGGGCGCGGCAACCTAGGCGCTCATCACGAGCGCCACGACGTTCACCACCAGCGCCACCGCGAACAGCGCGGCCACCCACCCCCACCGCGACCACGTGGGGTTGGACGCCCTGCGTAACACCACCGCGCGGCCCGCGTAGATCACCGTGGCCACGGCGAGGAACGCCGTGAGGAACGATTGGATCCAGGTCACTCCCCCAACGGTAGGGGTTCGGAAACTGTGAGAAAACGGTGAAGCGTCCCCGGCACCTGTCCGGATCGGGGGTTCGAGGGCGTAGGTTTCCCCTCATGAACCGCCCGCGCCCCGCCGTCCGTGGCATCACCACCGCCCTCGCAGGGGGGGCCATGCTGGCCGGGGGGCTGGTGCTCGCCGCATCCGCCTCGGCCGCCACCGAGACGCCGCAGATCGTCATGGTGGAGCCCGACGTCAACCTGTCCGCCATGGTGCGGTCGGAGGAGCGTCGCGGCAATGATGTGGACCAGGTCATCAGGACCATCGGCAAGGGCTTCGTCGCCGACCTCGACCGCGCCGACATCGCGCGCCTGAAGAGCAACCCCGACGTCATCCTCGTGGAGCCCGACCGCCCCGTGCAGATCATCGGGGGCGTCACAGCCGCGCAGGCCGGCACGCAGGACGACGGCACGCCGCCCCCGTGGAAGACGCAGGCAGCCACCAACGACCCGTTCGCGGGCGCGCAGGGCATCTCCGGCACCAGCGGCACCGTGGCCGGCACGACCGTCGGCGCATCGCGCGAGACCGGCGAGCCGACGCACGGCGGAGCCGGCTCCAGCGCGTCGATCTGGTATCGCTGGACGGCACCGTCGAACGGCACGCTCACCGTCACCACCCAGGGCTCGTCGTTCGACACCCTGCTGGGCGCCTACACCGGCACCGCGGTGTCGGGGCTCACCACACGGGCCACCAACGACGACGCGGGCGGGGGCCTGTGGAGCCGCGTGGAGTTCTCCGTCACCTCGGGCACCACCTACTACCTGGCCGTTGATGGCTACGGCGGGTGGAAGGGCGCGACGGTGCTCAACTGGTCGATGGCCGGCACCGTCCCTGCGCCCACCGTGCCCAACGACCTCTTCGCGGATGCCCAGGAGATCACCGGCGCCAGCGGATCGGTGACGGGATCCACCGTGGGCGCCAAGCGCGAAGCCGGTGAGCCCGACCACGGCGCCACCAGCGGGCGCGCCTCGGCGTGGTACCGCTGGACCGCCACTTCCACCGGCACCCTTCGCCTCTCCACCCAGGGCTCCGCCTTCGACACCCTGCTCGGCGCCTACACCGGCACCAGCGTCACCGCGCTCACCCAGCTCGGCGCCAACGACGACGCCCCCGGCGGCCTGTGGAGCGAGTTGGCCATTCCCGTCACCCAGGGCACCACCTACCGCATCGCCGTGGATGGCTGGGGTGGCAACAGCGGCGCCACCACACTGGCGTGGTCGGTCTCGGCCAGTGCCCCGGCCCCCACGCCGGCGCCCAGCCCCACGCCGGCGCCCGCCCCGAGCCCGGGCGGCACCGACCGCGCAGCGGCCTCGTGGGGCCTTGATCGCATCGACCAGACCGCCCTGCCGCTCAACGGGCGCATCACCACGTCACAGAATGGATCGGGCGTGACCGCCTACATCATCGACACCGGCGTGAGGCCCGACCACCAGGACTTCGGCGGCCGGGTCACGAGCGGTTACTCGTCCATCAGCGACGGCAACGGCAGCAACGACTGCAACGGCCACGGCACGCATGTGGCCGGCACGGTGGCCGGCGGCGCCTACGGGGTTGCGCCCTCCGCCACCATCGTTCCGGTGCGCGTGCTCTCGTGCTCGGGTTCCGGATCGACCTCGGGCGTGATCGCCGGCATCCAGTACGCCGTGCAGCACCACCAGGCCGGTACCCCGGCCGTGGCCAACATGAGCCTCGGCGGCGGCTACTCGGCGGCGCTCAACGCGGCGGTGGCCGCGGGCGTGGCCGACGGCATCACCTTCGCGGTGGCCGCCGGCAACTCGAGCGACAACGCGTGCTCGTACTCGCCGGCGTCCGAGCCCACCGCCATCACGGTGGGATCCACCACGTCGTCCGACAGCCGCTCGTACTTCTCGAACCGGGGCTCGTGCCTGGACATCTTCGCGCCGGGATCGGGCATCACCTCGGCCTGGTACACGTCGCCCACGGCAACCAACACCATCTCGGGCACCTCCATGGCCGCACCGCACGTGGCCGGCGCCGCGGCGCTGCTGCTCTCCGCGCAGCCGTCGGCCACCCCGGCCGCGGTGCGCAACGCCATGGTGCAGGGCGGCACGCAGAACGTGATCAGCGACCCCGCGAGCTCGCCCAACGTGCTGGTGAACGTCTCGTCGGGCGTCACGGCGCCGGCCCCGAGCGCCCCGGCCGAGGACACCACGCCGGGCAACGCGCCGCGCCCGTCCACTGACGGCCCGCGGGGCGGGGCGTCGCCGGCCACCACGCCGCCGGTCCTTCGTCGCACGGCCGCGCCGCCGGTGCCCAAGCTGGTGGCTGCCAAGCGCACCAGCGGTGGCCTGGCCCTGAGCATCAGCGGCACGGGCGTGGGATATGAGGTGCTGGTCAACGGCAAGCGGGTGGCCCGCACCAAATCCACCTCGCCGCTCATCCGCACCAAGCTCGCCCGGCCCGGCGCCAAGGTGCGCGTGCGCGCGTACAACTCGGGTGGCATCTCGGCCCCGTCCAACACGGTGCGCATCTAGCCCAGCAGCCGTGCCCACGCTCCCCCCGCGGGGCGGGCGTGGGCGGTAGATGGCGCAAACCGGTTGACTCCTCCCATGTACGACGCCACATGGGATTCGCTGAGCACCCACCATGTACCCGCCTGGTATGACGACGCCAAGCTGGGCATCTTCCTGCACTGGGGGCTGTACTCGGTTCCCGGCTGGGCGCCCCAGGTGGCGGACATCCAGCAGCTGCTGCACGACATGGGGCCCAGGGAGATGGTGCGCCGGAACCCCTATGCCGAGTGGTACCTCAACACCAGCCGGCTCGAGGGCAGCCCCACCTGGCAGCACCAGCGCGACACCTATGGGCCCGACGCCA
The sequence above is drawn from the Actinomycetota bacterium genome and encodes:
- a CDS encoding LLM class flavin-dependent oxidoreductase; translation: MTPADGPGLRVGVRLPQYASSWPDLRDAAIRAESLGFASAWLNDHLWTPGRLHADDAFDVFTGLAAVAAVTNRMSLGTAVMSASYRPAQLAAKMASVIDVISGGRLLLGIGTGSDEGEHRAYGYPFPEPRERTAGLLRALEVIEAMWASPDGATLDGALEDAPCNPPVISRPRPPILIAAHKKRLLQVAGTRGDGIFAAFLEPDDLRSRVAIAQAAREAAGIEGPLRVAVYIYALPVRSHDEALEWIAPEAEALGNAPRSYLKWLPSRGLAAPPEQIAAELARFAAAGATDAVLVLPNRVPPEALDALAEVMSAPATVTAATVTVTTPEGGQSPVPAEPHGEGRSAGVSAGGVTVTANLVDLLVERHRRDGRGGHPAVSDEDGTWTFDDLSLAMRRAVGALRAAGLVRGQHVAVVNRDGRHWVQAVLGIAAAGGVAIPLDPAMHPDLLQSVLDDAAVTMVIADDPVPGGPWRVLHPEALDAARPAAIAPVHPDDPAYIVYSSGSTGKPKGAMHAHRDMRASVEGYSADVLGLGPGDTCHAVSRGYTSLGFGNGFFRPLGRGAHLVHTRTKPNVRTVIHACEAHGVTVLSGVPTFWAQLTEFLARHPDLRDSIRTVRLGVSSGDSLPGPVLTRLREVIPGLDVLEGFGCSEASNIVLSTRPGDDLPGRLGRPVPGAEVSLRDEQGAPVQPGTPGQLWIRSESNTSGYWRRADLTRDLLHGEWVRMSDMLVEEDGVFRHVGRADDLFKVDAKFVSPVQVEAVIHDHPAVAEVAVVGRADDAGLMRVVAVVVPREGADTGAAEHEIRQAVAHGLGAYSAPSVIEWRDELPRLASGKVARRVLREGA
- a CDS encoding undecaprenyl-diphosphate phosphatase — protein: MTWYEAIVYGIAQGLTEFLPISSSGHLLLVPAFFGWEDPGALFTAVIQLGTMLAVVIYFWRDLLNVATTWVRSFWTPSLRADLNARMGWYLVIGTIPIVIFGFIFKDQIETAARSLYIVGTTLIVFGLILGAIDWASRKARPADSVKRNDAIAVGLAQALALIPGVSRSGATISAGLLMGLTREAAARFSFLLSVPAIVLSGVYGLYGEMGSSSGGVGLGPLIIATVVSFIVGYAAIAFLLRWLARHSLYIFVVYRVILGVLVLALAAGGVIS
- a CDS encoding LytR family transcriptional regulator, translated to MGSQSSGGGGINQWARPVLLAVACIVIGFVVGWFARGDGGGVVLPTVADAVQTMATVPTTDTTATVSTTGTTGTTGTTGTTGTTGTTGTTGTTGATGATVAGAPARDQINLVILNGTETSGLAAKTQAQAESIGYSNVGIGDAPATQANTVAYYRTGENAAAQQVAADLGAQTEEALTAGSGVESAAVTVQPDVDVVLVLGG
- a CDS encoding HAD-IIA family hydrolase, which produces MPDVHAIAERYDGLILDLDGCLWVGAAAVPGAPEAVDRWRAAGRAVVFLTNDPASAPEDVVQRLWSHGVRGSAHEIVTSGVVMQQYLADRFRGGVAVVVGSPAMVRHVQAAGLKVVSRESHVPGADVVVLAGHADLSYRELTWAVRAAVGGAPVIATGRDRLVPGENGVRPGTGAVVAYVEYAAGVQAVAVGKPGPDAWRIARERLGVSGPVLAVGDRLDSDVGGAVAAGLDAALVLTGVTSREEAQGWKGATPVAVADDLGALLGG
- a CDS encoding universal stress protein, yielding MSPSYLSAIAWTSGMARCYRRPYDAPMDAYAHVAVAVEDSPGSHKALEEAARMASLIGARLSVLHVTSIPMPPPYMGEGGVFLPDPEVMQAAALTWLKEMVEHVPGAQPQVLEGHPPEAVCQWAADNGVDLLVAGAERGRVERLLLGSFALHLARHAPCDILLARPDRG
- a CDS encoding serine protease, producing MLGAYTGTSVTALTQLGANDDAPGGLWSELAIPVTQGTTYRIAVDGWGGNSGATTLAWSVSASAPAPTPAPSPTPAPAPSPGGTDRAAASWGLDRIDQTALPLNGRITTSQNGSGVTAYIIDTGVRPDHQDFGGRVTSGYSSISDGNGSNDCNGHGTHVAGTVAGGAYGVAPSATIVPVRVLSCSGSGSTSGVIAGIQYAVQHHQAGTPAVANMSLGGGYSAALNAAVAAGVADGITFAVAAGNSSDNACSYSPASEPTAITVGSTTSSDSRSYFSNRGSCLDIFAPGSGITSAWYTSPTATNTISGTSMAAPHVAGAAALLLSAQPSATPAAVRNAMVQGGTQNVISDPASSPNVLVNVSSGVTAPAPSAPAEDTTPGNAPRPSTDGPRGGASPATTPPVLRRTAAPPVPKLVAAKRTSGGLALSISGTGVGYEVLVNGKRVARTKSTSPLIRTKLARPGAKVRVRAYNSGGISAPSNTVRI
- the zupT gene encoding zinc transporter ZupT, whose product is MSATLVAFLITLLAGLATVIGGLIAVSARRGNRAFLAVALAFSAGAMLYVSFVEIMPKAVDSLGQSDSRGNALLWATLAFFGGIALVALLDHGLSRLQRRGRARVDHSGGSSHDRLRRMGLLIALVVALHNFPEGLATFLVLLEEPAVGLAIAVAIAIHNIPEGIAIAAPIHGGTGSKRRAVAMSMAAGLAEPAGAILGYAILAPFITDAVFGVVFAAVAGVMVFISLHELIPAAREHGRPLLATNGAIAGMIVMAASLILLQS